A portion of the Chryseobacterium tructae genome contains these proteins:
- a CDS encoding recombinase, which produces MKFFNSSTNFESVLKKYFSFKNETLSLEPFAELLESVKRADFTDVLNFLRSNPNFAENFKHYIHNIFKGRPFNLSLTEANILSENAFFPELKKRILNKVLPPVENEKTVWYMIDNVSLRPNKDLKYLHNLPENEIDEFLTLIGASDFIIKPNVKKELIFSMNILSWRVTGMAMEVEVVRMAPQYRNLDNPFLALQNELEALADDLVKDPELQLHSKDSRYKQIKIYAEQCQEFVNIAFKNSAKYGISGKINQSLLKIRQQTERIYEIVQLLIIDNEEDVLLKSKQLVFNILNYKSHKNNIADLINDSTRLISHLITNHTAEAGAHYITSTRKEYMTMFYKASGGGIIVGALCVLKMLYGYIPGSDFSHAFLYSMNYAMGFVMIYLMGFTLATKQPAMTAATMTKVLSEEGNSQRNNTEFAHLVSKLFRSQFIAFVGNVLLAFPVALAIIYGLDVFFSQNLAVDRSDKLLKDLDPFKSKAILHASIAGFYLFISGIISGNIGNNSVFYQIPERIAKNLSIRSFFGKKFAKGLSKYYAKNWPGIVSNFWFGVFLGATAPVGMFFGLDLDIRHITFAAGNFALGLYGKDFSVDSYTFWMSFFTVFLIGFFNFLVSFSLSMFLAFRSRKMNFGQVSEIYKEIFKYFVKHPLKFFLPLSSGLDKKADDLMSSTISNKSEKSEEH; this is translated from the coding sequence ATGAAATTCTTTAATTCCAGCACAAATTTTGAGTCAGTTCTTAAAAAGTACTTTTCTTTTAAGAATGAAACCCTTTCTTTGGAGCCCTTTGCAGAGCTTTTAGAGAGTGTGAAAAGAGCTGACTTTACAGATGTGCTCAATTTTCTTAGAAGTAATCCCAATTTTGCTGAAAACTTCAAGCATTACATTCACAATATTTTTAAAGGAAGACCATTCAACCTGTCCTTGACAGAAGCTAATATTCTTTCTGAAAATGCCTTCTTTCCGGAACTTAAAAAAAGAATCCTGAACAAGGTTCTGCCACCGGTAGAAAATGAGAAAACGGTGTGGTACATGATTGACAATGTCAGTCTCCGACCTAATAAGGACTTAAAATACCTTCACAACCTTCCTGAAAATGAGATTGATGAATTTCTAACCCTTATTGGTGCGTCAGATTTTATCATTAAACCCAACGTGAAAAAGGAGCTTATTTTCTCGATGAATATCCTTTCATGGAGGGTGACGGGAATGGCTATGGAAGTGGAAGTGGTAAGGATGGCTCCCCAATATAGAAATCTAGACAACCCGTTTTTAGCTCTTCAGAATGAATTGGAGGCCTTGGCTGATGACCTTGTTAAAGATCCTGAGTTGCAACTGCATTCTAAAGACAGTAGGTATAAGCAAATCAAGATTTATGCAGAACAATGCCAGGAGTTTGTGAATATTGCTTTTAAGAATTCTGCTAAATACGGGATTTCAGGGAAGATCAATCAATCCTTGTTGAAAATTCGCCAACAAACCGAAAGAATTTATGAAATCGTACAGCTGTTGATTATTGACAACGAGGAAGATGTTTTGTTGAAATCAAAACAGCTGGTCTTTAATATATTGAACTATAAATCCCATAAAAATAATATTGCAGATCTTATCAACGACAGTACAAGATTGATCTCGCATCTTATTACCAACCACACTGCGGAAGCGGGAGCTCATTATATTACTTCCACCAGAAAGGAATATATGACCATGTTCTATAAAGCGAGTGGTGGGGGAATCATTGTAGGAGCGCTCTGTGTTCTGAAAATGCTGTACGGATATATTCCGGGAAGTGACTTCTCCCATGCATTTTTGTACTCTATGAACTATGCAATGGGATTCGTGATGATCTATCTGATGGGATTCACATTGGCAACCAAACAGCCTGCGATGACTGCTGCTACGATGACCAAAGTATTGTCTGAAGAAGGCAACAGCCAAAGAAATAATACGGAATTTGCCCATCTTGTATCGAAATTATTCCGAAGCCAGTTTATTGCTTTTGTAGGAAACGTTTTATTGGCATTTCCGGTAGCACTGGCTATTATTTATGGGTTGGATGTATTCTTCTCACAAAATCTTGCTGTTGACAGATCAGATAAATTATTAAAAGACCTTGATCCTTTCAAATCCAAAGCGATTCTTCACGCGAGTATTGCTGGTTTCTATCTTTTCATTTCAGGAATTATTTCAGGGAATATCGGGAATAACTCCGTATTCTACCAGATTCCGGAAAGGATTGCCAAGAACCTTTCTATCAGAAGCTTTTTCGGGAAGAAATTTGCGAAAGGATTGTCAAAATATTATGCTAAAAACTGGCCTGGAATTGTTTCTAATTTCTGGTTCGGAGTTTTCCTTGGGGCAACAGCACCTGTAGGAATGTTCTTTGGACTTGATCTCGATATAAGACACATTACGTTTGCTGCCGGAAACTTTGCATTGGGATTGTACGGGAAAGATTTCTCAGTAGATTCCTATACGTTTTGGATGTCTTTTTTTACCGTATTTTTAATAGGGTTCTTCAACTTCCTGGTAAGTTTCAGTTTATCCATGTTCCTGGCATTTAGATCAAGAAAGATGAACTTCGGACAGGTAAGTGAGATCTATAAAGAAATTTTTAAGTATTTTGTAAAACATCCGCTGAAATTCTTCCTGCCATTGAGTTCAGGATTGGATAAAAAAGCAGATGATCTGATGAGCAGTACGATTTCTAATAAATCGGAGAAATCAGAAGAACATTAA
- a CDS encoding recombinase family protein, translated as MNIADLYIRVSTDEQAEKGYSQRDQDERLRRYCANNNISVNRVIYEDHSAKSFERPEWKKYLVEIKKKSHKSSLVLFTKWDRFSRNTSDAYQMISCFKRITSFLKPLNSRWICQFLKIS; from the coding sequence ATGAATATAGCAGATTTATACATCCGAGTTTCCACCGATGAACAGGCGGAAAAAGGTTATTCTCAAAGAGATCAGGATGAAAGATTACGTAGATATTGTGCGAACAATAATATTTCAGTTAATAGAGTAATCTATGAAGATCATTCAGCTAAAAGCTTTGAACGCCCTGAATGGAAAAAATATCTTGTTGAAATAAAAAAGAAAAGTCATAAAAGCAGCTTAGTCTTATTTACTAAATGGGACAGGTTTAGTCGTAATACAAGTGACGCATATCAGATGATAAGTTGCTTCAAAAGAATCACATCATTCCTCAAGCCATTGAACAGCCGTTGGATATGTCAGTTCCTGAAAATAAGTTGA
- the mtgA gene encoding monofunctional biosynthetic peptidoglycan transglycosylase, producing the protein MWKRIKQFIFIVLVLNVVFIIWGRFFNPPITLTQIGGLFEYGKLHRDYISYDEMGSNVKKAVIASEDQKFFDHNGFDYTAIEKAMKHNEQGKKIRGGSTISQQTAKNVFLWQGRSWVRKGLEAVYTFIIEKVWSKDIILERYLNSIEMGQGVFGVEAAAQYYFGKSSKDLSASDAAWIAAVLPNPKKYDPKNPSPYLRKKHNWIMRQMRNVSLK; encoded by the coding sequence ATGTGGAAAAGAATTAAACAATTTATTTTCATCGTTCTTGTATTGAACGTAGTTTTCATCATTTGGGGAAGATTTTTCAATCCACCCATTACCCTTACCCAGATAGGAGGCCTTTTTGAGTATGGAAAATTACACAGAGACTATATTTCCTATGATGAAATGGGGAGTAATGTAAAAAAAGCAGTGATTGCTTCAGAAGATCAGAAATTCTTTGACCATAACGGGTTCGATTATACAGCCATAGAAAAGGCAATGAAGCACAATGAACAGGGGAAAAAAATAAGAGGGGGAAGTACCATTTCCCAGCAAACCGCAAAGAATGTTTTTCTTTGGCAGGGAAGAAGTTGGGTAAGAAAAGGACTGGAAGCTGTTTATACTTTCATTATTGAGAAGGTATGGAGTAAAGATATTATCCTTGAAAGATACCTGAATTCTATTGAAATGGGGCAGGGCGTATTTGGAGTAGAGGCAGCAGCACAATATTATTTCGGAAAATCATCCAAGGATCTAAGTGCCTCAGATGCAGCCTGGATTGCAGCTGTATTGCCTAATCCAAAGAAATATGATCCCAAGAATCCATCCCCTTATCTGAGAAAGAAACATAATTGGATCATGAGACAGATGAGGAATGTGAGTTTGAAATAG
- a CDS encoding JAB domain-containing protein: MKYNIVNEIKLIYTRKGNTEKKVLNSQDAADIFREHFDADQIDYRESFYSMYMNQANKVLGIQKISESGITSSLVDIRIIMQGALLCNAVSIIIAHNHPSGNLTPSREDINVTQKIKEAGQLLNINLLDHCIITSIDSFSFSDEGIL, translated from the coding sequence ATGAAATATAATATTGTAAATGAGATCAAATTGATTTATACAAGGAAAGGAAATACTGAAAAAAAGGTACTGAACTCCCAGGATGCTGCAGATATTTTCCGGGAACATTTTGATGCAGATCAGATCGACTACAGAGAGTCATTTTACTCAATGTATATGAATCAGGCTAACAAGGTCTTAGGAATACAAAAAATATCAGAATCAGGAATTACCTCTTCTCTTGTTGATATCAGAATTATCATGCAGGGGGCATTATTATGTAATGCCGTATCAATTATTATAGCCCATAACCATCCTTCCGGCAACCTGACGCCTTCTCGTGAAGACATAAACGTTACACAAAAAATAAAGGAGGCTGGACAATTATTAAATATTAACCTGCTTGATCATTGTATAATAACTTCAATAGACTCCTTCTCTTTCTCCGATGAAGGTATTTTATAA
- a CDS encoding ABC transporter substrate-binding protein, producing MAGYISELGVENLVIGVSSPEYIYSEKIQNLIKEGKIQNVGSDQKYDVEKIISMKPDAIFTNYIASFDNTYQLLKNNGIQVVFLDEYMEQLPLQKTAYIKLFGELFGKEKEAEAKYQDVEKNYNELKKLALTAKEKPVVLANEMYGDVWYLPGGNTSVAHYIADANANYIMKDNKDEKALTMSFEEVYAKAGNVQYWVNAGNHASKKEMLGMNPFYGKLDVFNKGKLYTMAGKEKEKANDFFESGVVRADLILKDYIKIFHPELLPEYQLTYMKELK from the coding sequence ATGGCGGGGTATATTTCAGAGCTTGGAGTAGAAAATTTAGTCATTGGTGTATCCAGTCCTGAGTATATTTATTCAGAAAAAATCCAAAATCTGATTAAAGAAGGAAAAATTCAGAATGTAGGAAGCGATCAGAAGTATGATGTGGAGAAAATTATTTCCATGAAACCGGATGCTATTTTCACCAATTACATCGCAAGTTTTGATAATACTTACCAGTTATTGAAAAATAACGGAATTCAGGTCGTATTCCTTGATGAGTATATGGAACAGCTGCCATTGCAGAAAACAGCTTACATTAAGCTTTTCGGAGAACTGTTCGGAAAAGAAAAAGAAGCTGAAGCCAAATATCAGGATGTGGAGAAAAACTACAATGAGTTGAAGAAGCTTGCACTGACTGCAAAAGAGAAGCCCGTTGTCCTTGCCAATGAAATGTATGGTGATGTTTGGTATCTTCCGGGCGGAAATACTTCAGTAGCACATTATATTGCTGATGCTAATGCGAATTATATTATGAAAGATAATAAAGATGAAAAAGCATTGACAATGAGTTTTGAAGAAGTATATGCTAAAGCAGGAAATGTTCAATACTGGGTAAATGCAGGAAATCATGCTTCAAAAAAAGAAATGTTAGGAATGAATCCTTTCTATGGAAAACTCGATGTTTTCAATAAAGGTAAGCTTTACACAATGGCAGGAAAAGAGAAAGAGAAGGCCAATGATTTCTTCGAAAGTGGAGTGGTAAGAGCAGATCTGATCCTTAAAGATTATATTAAAATCTTTCATCCTGAACTTTTACCGGAGTATCAGCTTACTTATATGAAAGAATTAAAGTAA
- a CDS encoding carboxylesterase/lipase family protein — protein sequence METLHTVTTQYGDVSGIKTEKGILTFKGIPYAAPPIGANRFQPPQPPIPWTGIRNATEYGPTPPQLTPNTGPFAELLPNVVIPGDDYLNLNIWTLDTTEKKPVMVFIYGGAFVLGSGAVPGYDGSSFARDGVVLVTINYRIGIEGFLWFGDGVPNLGILDQIAALKWVRDNIANFGGDPDNVTIFGESAGGMSVCTLLAIKEAQGLFRRAIAESGAGHSVISPTSAKLIGTRLAEILGVAPTREAIGEVSLEKLFAAQGQLGSEIMAKPLMELWGEAAFNLMPFEPVIDGHLLTASPIECIANGSSKEIDILIGTNSQEFRLFLVPEGILPKITDSALDTIAAAYGLSAEATQIYRANRSGSSPGDILSAIITDWFYRIPALRVAEKHGNTHVYEFSWSSPACNNLLGACHGIELAFVFDNLSNPGFSNMLGNHPPQQLADTVHKAWVNFATNGNPGWDTYDTNNRVSMRLILYHKLPLMTGLMSVLYGMESGNILILRIN from the coding sequence ATGGAAACATTACACACAGTTACTACTCAGTATGGAGACGTTAGCGGTATTAAAACCGAGAAAGGCATCCTAACATTCAAAGGCATTCCGTATGCTGCCCCACCCATTGGTGCCAACCGTTTTCAACCTCCACAACCTCCTATACCCTGGACCGGTATAAGAAATGCAACAGAATATGGACCGACCCCACCTCAGTTAACGCCTAATACAGGCCCCTTTGCTGAACTATTACCTAATGTTGTAATTCCGGGGGACGATTATTTGAACCTTAATATCTGGACTTTAGATACCACTGAAAAAAAGCCGGTTATGGTTTTTATTTATGGAGGAGCTTTTGTTCTTGGATCAGGGGCTGTTCCAGGTTATGATGGCAGTAGCTTTGCACGGGATGGTGTTGTTTTAGTTACTATCAACTATAGAATAGGTATTGAAGGATTTTTATGGTTTGGAGATGGGGTTCCTAATCTTGGTATATTGGATCAGATTGCCGCTCTAAAGTGGGTTCGGGACAATATTGCTAACTTTGGCGGCGATCCTGACAATGTTACTATTTTTGGTGAATCTGCCGGTGGAATGAGCGTATGTACATTGCTTGCTATAAAAGAAGCGCAGGGCTTATTTCGACGGGCGATTGCAGAATCAGGAGCGGGGCATTCAGTAATCAGTCCTACATCCGCAAAGCTTATTGGTACAAGATTAGCAGAAATACTTGGCGTTGCCCCTACACGAGAGGCCATTGGAGAAGTAAGCCTTGAAAAGCTTTTTGCAGCACAAGGACAATTAGGATCCGAAATTATGGCAAAGCCGTTAATGGAGTTATGGGGTGAAGCTGCATTCAACCTAATGCCTTTTGAACCGGTAATTGATGGTCATTTATTAACGGCCTCCCCAATAGAATGTATTGCCAATGGTTCCAGTAAAGAAATAGATATCCTTATTGGTACCAATAGTCAGGAATTTAGATTATTTCTTGTCCCTGAGGGTATCCTGCCAAAAATCACAGATTCCGCATTGGATACTATCGCTGCTGCCTATGGACTCTCTGCAGAAGCTACTCAAATCTACCGAGCTAATCGCTCCGGCAGTTCTCCCGGTGATATACTAAGTGCAATTATTACAGATTGGTTTTACCGTATCCCTGCACTGCGCGTTGCGGAAAAACACGGTAATACGCACGTATATGAATTTTCATGGAGCTCTCCTGCCTGTAACAATTTACTTGGTGCCTGTCATGGTATTGAACTTGCCTTTGTATTTGACAATCTAAGCAATCCTGGTTTTTCCAATATGCTAGGCAATCATCCTCCACAGCAATTAGCAGACACGGTTCATAAAGCATGGGTGAATTTTGCCACAAATGGCAACCCTGGCTGGGACACTTATGATACTAATAACCGTGTATCTATGCGTTTGATATTGTATCACAAATTACCGTTGATGACAGGGCTGATGAGCGTTCTGTATGGGATGGAATCAGGTAATATATTGATATTAAGAATAAATTGA
- a CDS encoding DUF3872 domain-containing protein, translated as MKNIINNKKGILFKFFIMAVMVGLLVQSCEKDDLEIQQNYPFKVSVMPVPKDIAKDEYVEIRIKILPEGNFADTKYYLRYFQFEGTGKLQYYNTQPYFPNDIYPLYEKEFRLYYTSTSEVSQSFTVWLSDSFGNENKIEFQFNNKKLKG; from the coding sequence ATGAAAAATATAATTAATAATAAGAAAGGAATACTCTTCAAATTTTTCATCATGGCAGTTATGGTCGGGTTACTTGTACAATCATGTGAAAAAGATGATTTAGAAATTCAACAGAATTATCCTTTTAAGGTATCCGTTATGCCTGTTCCTAAGGATATAGCTAAAGATGAGTATGTGGAGATTCGTATCAAAATTCTTCCTGAAGGTAATTTTGCTGACACCAAATATTATCTTCGATATTTTCAGTTTGAGGGAACAGGAAAGCTGCAGTATTATAACACTCAACCCTATTTTCCCAATGATATTTATCCTCTGTATGAGAAAGAGTTCAGATTGTATTATACTTCAACCTCCGAAGTTTCACAATCATTTACGGTATGGCTCTCAGACAGTTTTGGAAATGAGAATAAAATTGAATTTCAATTCAACAATAAGAAACTAAAAGGATAA
- the recF gene encoding DNA replication/repair protein RecF (All proteins in this family for which functions are known are DNA-binding proteins that assist the filamentation of RecA onto DNA for the initiation of recombination or recombinational repair.): MIIKKLSLYNFKNHSEKKFEFSPQINCFVGNNGAGKTNILDALHYLSVGKSFLGNTDLNNIKKEEDFFTIDAEILNEDSEDIIRITQPKEAKKVIKKNDKSYDRLADHIGYLPSVMISPYDSNLISDSGESRRKFLDAMISQTDSEYLFDLIQYQKTIQQRNALLKYFAKNRTWDKESLDIYDDPITRFGTKIFNKRKVFVEQLNPIVQNFYQIISGGKETVSVIYESHLLENSFETLLKESLEKDRMLTYTSKGIHKDDLLFEMDHILIKKIGSQGQQKSFLISLKLAQMSLVKELTKKTPILLLDDIFDKLDDTRVSQLIELVNKESFGQIFITDTHRERTESVVKKINEESIIFEI; the protein is encoded by the coding sequence ATGATTATCAAGAAGCTTTCCTTATATAATTTCAAAAACCATTCTGAGAAAAAGTTTGAATTTTCCCCACAAATCAACTGTTTTGTAGGCAATAATGGTGCAGGCAAAACCAATATCCTGGATGCTTTGCATTATCTATCAGTGGGTAAAAGCTTTTTGGGAAATACGGATCTCAACAATATCAAAAAAGAGGAAGATTTTTTCACCATTGACGCTGAGATCCTGAATGAAGACAGTGAGGATATCATCAGAATCACCCAACCTAAAGAAGCGAAGAAAGTAATCAAAAAGAATGATAAAAGCTATGACAGGCTTGCAGATCATATCGGATATCTTCCAAGTGTAATGATATCACCTTATGATTCCAATCTTATTTCCGATTCAGGAGAGAGCAGAAGAAAGTTTCTGGATGCTATGATTTCCCAAACAGACTCGGAATATCTTTTTGATCTGATCCAGTACCAAAAAACGATTCAGCAAAGAAATGCTTTACTGAAATATTTTGCTAAAAACAGAACCTGGGATAAGGAATCACTGGATATCTATGATGATCCTATTACCAGATTCGGAACTAAAATTTTTAATAAAAGAAAGGTATTTGTAGAGCAATTAAATCCTATTGTTCAGAATTTCTATCAGATTATTTCAGGCGGAAAAGAAACTGTTTCTGTCATTTATGAATCTCATTTATTGGAAAATTCTTTTGAGACACTCTTGAAAGAAAGCCTTGAGAAAGACCGAATGTTAACTTATACTTCCAAAGGGATTCATAAAGATGATCTTCTTTTTGAAATGGATCATATTTTAATTAAGAAAATAGGATCTCAGGGACAGCAGAAATCTTTCCTTATTTCTTTAAAACTAGCTCAGATGAGTCTTGTTAAAGAACTTACTAAAAAGACTCCTATTCTTTTATTAGATGATATTTTTGATAAGCTTGATGATACAAGAGTTTCTCAATTAATTGAGCTTGTTAACAAAGAAAGCTTCGGCCAGATCTTTATTACAGATACTCACAGAGAAAGAACTGAAAGTGTAGTAAAGAAAATTAATGAAGAAAGTATAATCTTTGAGATATGA
- a CDS encoding recombinase family protein, with translation MSVPENKLMLAIYLSTPEVENDRRALNTFHGMRRAKKEGRLMGIAPYGYINRSHEDGKKYIAIKEPEASNIIWAFNEISKGHIPADHVRLQMNKREGVLMSRSAFAKAMRNPVYCGKIYIEDYKQEEAYYINGKHDALISERLFNQVQQIMDKKRKVEGPGGRVFGNERFPLRGLLTCPRCGKNLTASGAKGKSKTYYYYHCHYKCGFRFDSDKLNELFELEISKLEYNPIIKELMKEILLDNYKQFTCDIEAKRKSISKEINLLEEKVASARDKYLEDKLDEEDYKEIKKITKCKIEQLEQEIQQMVSESKELDIKTKIENALDSMENLVNLYQQGDLQTKRTIGCLIFPQKVEFDGKSFQTPKMNIVAQCIYQYNNGLGNKKNRHRRVKSSNVGLVTSTGFKPVTF, from the coding sequence ATGTCAGTTCCTGAAAATAAGTTGATGCTGGCAATTTATTTATCAACCCCTGAAGTTGAAAACGATAGAAGGGCATTGAATACCTTCCATGGGATGCGAAGAGCAAAAAAAGAGGGGCGACTGATGGGAATAGCTCCTTACGGATATATCAACAGAAGCCACGAAGATGGTAAAAAGTATATTGCAATAAAAGAACCGGAGGCTTCAAATATTATCTGGGCATTTAATGAAATTTCCAAAGGGCATATACCTGCTGATCATGTGAGATTGCAAATGAATAAAAGAGAAGGTGTTTTGATGTCTAGAAGTGCATTCGCCAAAGCCATGAGGAATCCGGTGTACTGCGGTAAAATTTATATCGAAGATTATAAACAGGAGGAAGCTTACTACATTAATGGTAAACATGACGCACTTATTAGTGAGAGATTGTTTAATCAGGTTCAACAAATAATGGACAAGAAAAGAAAAGTAGAAGGTCCCGGTGGAAGAGTGTTTGGCAACGAGCGTTTTCCGCTTAGAGGTCTGCTGACATGTCCTAGGTGTGGAAAGAATCTTACTGCAAGTGGCGCAAAGGGCAAGTCTAAAACCTATTACTATTATCACTGTCATTACAAATGTGGATTCAGATTTGATTCGGACAAATTAAACGAACTTTTTGAACTGGAAATTTCTAAGTTGGAATATAATCCAATCATTAAAGAGCTTATGAAAGAAATACTTTTAGATAACTATAAACAATTCACTTGCGATATAGAGGCTAAGAGGAAGTCAATTTCAAAGGAGATTAATTTGCTTGAAGAAAAAGTTGCTAGTGCAAGAGATAAATATCTTGAAGATAAACTTGATGAAGAAGATTATAAAGAGATCAAAAAAATTACCAAATGCAAAATAGAACAACTTGAACAGGAGATTCAACAGATGGTCTCAGAAAGTAAAGAACTTGACATAAAGACAAAAATAGAAAATGCACTTGATTCAATGGAAAACCTTGTAAACCTTTACCAGCAGGGCGATCTTCAAACGAAAAGAACAATAGGGTGTTTGATATTCCCCCAAAAAGTCGAATTTGACGGAAAAAGTTTTCAAACACCTAAAATGAATATTGTTGCTCAGTGTATCTACCAGTATAACAACGGATTAGGAAATAAAAAAAACCGACATCGAAGAGTGAAATCTTCAAATGTCGGTCTTGTGACCTCGACAGGATTCAAACCTGTAACCTTCTGA
- a CDS encoding PDDEXK nuclease domain-containing protein produces the protein MKEEHLEPKQELYHSIAKIIADSKSNLYRTSNTILLKMYWEIGKLIVQDEQNGEKRAGYGKYLLKNLANQLSLEFGKGFNERNLSNMRAFFNSFPIWNAVRTELSWTHYRIISRIDNPNHRIQYIDHSIEGNWNTRTLQRNIDSQYLGRLLKFPENNDEKEVSSFIKDPYIFEFLGLPNDTAQTETQIESALISHLQQFLMELGKGFAFVARQQHIATDTSDFFIDLVFYNYYLKCFVLVDLKTHKLTHEAIGQMDMYVRMYNDLKKRDDDNPTIGIILCTEKDETVVKYSVMSENEKLFASKYKTYLPDEKELKQLIEADRLKLELDNLS, from the coding sequence ATGAAAGAAGAGCACCTGGAGCCTAAGCAAGAACTTTATCATTCCATTGCTAAAATTATTGCAGACTCAAAATCAAACCTTTACAGAACTAGTAATACCATATTGTTAAAGATGTACTGGGAAATAGGTAAACTTATTGTCCAGGATGAGCAAAATGGTGAAAAACGTGCTGGCTATGGAAAATATTTACTTAAAAATTTAGCAAATCAACTATCTCTTGAGTTCGGCAAGGGGTTCAATGAAAGAAACCTGAGCAATATGAGGGCATTCTTTAACTCTTTCCCAATTTGGAACGCAGTGCGTACCGAATTGAGTTGGACCCATTATAGAATTATAAGCAGAATTGATAACCCGAATCATAGAATTCAGTATATTGATCATTCCATTGAAGGAAACTGGAATACCAGAACATTGCAACGAAATATTGACAGCCAGTACTTGGGCAGATTATTAAAATTTCCAGAGAATAATGATGAGAAAGAAGTTTCATCTTTCATAAAAGACCCTTACATATTTGAATTTTTAGGATTACCAAATGATACAGCACAGACAGAAACTCAAATAGAATCAGCCCTCATCTCTCACCTTCAACAATTCCTGATGGAGTTGGGGAAAGGTTTTGCATTTGTTGCAAGACAGCAGCACATTGCTACCGATACCTCCGACTTCTTTATAGATCTTGTCTTTTATAATTACTATCTTAAGTGTTTCGTACTTGTCGATTTAAAAACACATAAATTAACCCACGAAGCTATAGGACAGATGGATATGTATGTAAGGATGTATAACGATCTTAAAAAAAGGGATGATGACAATCCAACTATTGGCATCATTCTATGTACTGAAAAGGATGAAACAGTGGTAAAATATTCTGTTATGTCTGAAAATGAAAAATTGTTCGCAAGCAAATACAAGACATACCTTCCCGATGAGAAAGAATTAAAACAGCTTATCGAAGCAGATCGATTAAAACTAGAACTGGATAACCTCAGCTAA
- a CDS encoding bacteriocin-like protein, giving the protein MKKVLTSKKLSRESLKKVQGAGQMICCAVLCSDPTVCAVWTQLPALCPESPDCSA; this is encoded by the coding sequence ATGAAAAAAGTACTTACATCAAAGAAATTATCAAGAGAATCATTAAAAAAAGTTCAAGGTGCAGGCCAAATGATATGTTGTGCAGTATTGTGCTCAGACCCTACAGTGTGTGCCGTTTGGACACAATTACCAGCACTGTGCCCTGAATCACCTGATTGCAGCGCATAA